From one Populus alba chromosome 17, ASM523922v2, whole genome shotgun sequence genomic stretch:
- the LOC118028832 gene encoding HMG-Y-related protein A, protein MAAEEINKPPSLPPYPEMILSAIEALNEASGCNKTSISKYIESKYGDLPAGHTALLSHHLNRMKDTGELVFWKNNYMKPDPNAPPRRGRGRPPKPKDPLSPGSDLPPARPRGRPPKDPNAPPKPVKPKAATGGSGKPRGRPRKMARPTGGITTGSATTTSAAPMTAGSGRPRGRPPKVKAATMTEVSVQN, encoded by the exons ATGGCAGCTGAGGAGATTAATAAGCCCCCATCACTCCCTCCTTACCCTGAG ATGATTTTGTCAGCCATTGAAGCATTGAATGAGGCTAGTGGCTGTAACAAGACGTCAATATCGAAATACATCGAATCAAAATATGGGGACTTGCCAGCTGGCCACACTGCCCTCCTCTCACACCACCTCAATCGAATGAAGGATACCGGAGAGTTAGtattttggaaaaacaattacatgAAGCCAGATCCCAATGCTCCTCCTAGGCGTGGTCGTGGTAGGCCCCCTAAGCCGAAAGACCCATTGTCTCCGGGCTCAGACCTGCCCCCTGCCAGACCGAGGGGTCGTCCACCAAAGGATCCCAATGCACCCCCAAAGCCAGTGAAGCCAAAGGCTGCGACTGGAGGAAGTGGAAAGCCAAGAGGGAGGCCACGCAAGATGGCACGACCTACTGGAGGAATAACCACCGGAAGTGCTACAACAACCTCAGCAGCTCCAATGACGGCAGGCAGTGGAAGGCCAAGGGGTCGGCCTCCAAAGGTGAAGGCTGCAACTATGACTGAAGTGAGTGTTCAGAATTAA